A stretch of the Vibrio gazogenes genome encodes the following:
- the ascB gene encoding 6-phospho-beta-glucosidase, protein MSELNFPQDFLWGGAIAANQSEGAYLADGKGLTTVDMIPYGENRLPIKLGQVASVTLSDDEFYPSHHAIDFYHRYREDIALLAEMGFKVFRLSIAWSRIYPNGDDAEPNQAGLDFYRNVFEECHKHGIEPLVTLCHFDVPMNLVNQYGSWRNRQMIAFFSRYARTCFEHYRGLVKYWLTFNEINILLASPFSGAGLLFQAGENHDQVKYQAAHHQLVASALATKIAHETDPQNQVGCMLAGGNFYPYSCKPQDVFTAMEKDRENLFFIDVQSRGYYPAYSQSVFKRKGVQLQTEAEDFEILKHTVDFISFSYYASRCASADMNEGNTSAANVVKSIRNPHLPASDWGWVIDPLGLRITMNTLYDRYQKPLFLVENGLGAKDTPDENGEINDDYRIDYLRQHIQAMHDAMQDGVPLMGFTPWGCIDLVAASTGEMSKRYGFIYVDRDNLGQGTLNRTPKKSFYWYKKVIASNGNDVR, encoded by the coding sequence ATGTCTGAACTGAATTTTCCACAAGATTTTCTCTGGGGTGGCGCCATTGCCGCCAACCAGTCAGAAGGGGCTTACCTTGCAGACGGCAAAGGTTTAACCACGGTTGATATGATCCCATACGGTGAGAACCGGCTGCCGATTAAACTGGGCCAAGTCGCCAGCGTCACACTCAGTGATGATGAATTCTACCCCAGCCACCACGCCATCGATTTCTATCATCGCTATCGTGAAGATATCGCCCTGTTGGCAGAAATGGGGTTCAAAGTGTTCCGCCTGTCGATTGCATGGAGTCGTATTTATCCCAATGGCGATGACGCGGAGCCGAACCAAGCAGGTCTAGATTTCTACCGAAACGTCTTTGAAGAATGTCACAAGCATGGCATTGAGCCGCTGGTCACTTTGTGCCATTTTGATGTCCCCATGAATCTGGTCAATCAATACGGCTCATGGCGCAACCGTCAAATGATCGCGTTCTTTAGCCGCTATGCTCGCACCTGTTTTGAACACTACCGTGGTCTGGTCAAATACTGGTTGACCTTCAATGAAATCAATATTTTACTGGCAAGCCCATTCTCAGGTGCCGGATTACTGTTTCAGGCCGGTGAAAACCACGATCAGGTGAAATATCAAGCGGCACATCACCAATTAGTTGCCAGTGCACTGGCAACTAAAATCGCCCATGAAACTGACCCGCAAAACCAAGTCGGTTGTATGCTTGCAGGCGGGAATTTCTATCCTTATTCCTGTAAGCCGCAAGATGTGTTTACCGCGATGGAAAAAGACCGTGAAAACCTATTCTTTATCGATGTGCAATCTCGCGGCTATTACCCGGCATACAGCCAATCAGTCTTCAAGAGAAAAGGCGTACAACTTCAGACCGAGGCTGAAGACTTTGAAATTCTCAAACATACCGTCGATTTCATTTCCTTCAGCTATTACGCTTCGCGCTGTGCATCTGCCGATATGAATGAAGGCAACACCAGCGCTGCAAATGTGGTGAAATCGATTCGCAACCCTCATTTACCCGCCAGTGACTGGGGATGGGTGATTGATCCGCTTGGGTTGAGAATTACCATGAATACCCTGTATGACCGTTACCAAAAACCGCTCTTTTTGGTCGAGAACGGTTTAGGCGCGAAAGATACACCGGATGAGAATGGTGAAATCAACGATGACTATCGCATCGATTACCTGCGTCAGCACATTCAGGCCATGCATGACGCGATGCAAGATGGTGTACCGCTGATGGGATTCACCCCTTGGGGCTGTATCGACTTAGTGGCCGCATCAACCGGTGAAATGAGTAAGCGTTACGGTTTTATTTATGTTGATCGTGACAACTTAGGGCAAGGCACCTTAAACCGGACACCGAAGAAGTCCTTCTACTGGTACAAAAAAGTCATTGCCAGCAATGGCAACGATGTTCGCTAA
- the ascF gene encoding PTS cellobiose/arbutin/salicin transporter subunit IIBC: protein MSNNYKTIAQSVVAHVGGKDNVSALTHCMTRLRFVLNDASLVDIPQLKAIKGVMGVVDNGDKVQVIIGNEVAVAYKAVMSLIDIDAAPPATSAKKKQKLTAKVIGAKMLDALVGTMSPLIPAIIGGSMVKLLAMVLEMSGWVEPNAPTLIILKAIGDGAFFFLPVMVAASASIKFKTNMSLAIAIAGVLIHPNFIALMAQAAQGQQVDLFGVSITAVKYTYTVIPALVMTWVLSYIERWVDRITPVVTKNFLKPMLIVLIAAPIAIVVIGPVGIWIGTAISAVVYTIHGTLGWLSVAIMGALWPLLVLTGMHRVFTPTIIQTIAETGREGMVMPSEIGANLGMGGACLAVAYKTKNIALKQTALAAGASAIFAGISEPALYGVLVRLKRPLIATMITGFIVGALAGMGGLASHSMASPSLFTSVQFFDVNDPMSIVWVFGLIALAIVLSFVLTLILGFEDDPQVDDDQALNADHSADNKNDENKVSSQATA, encoded by the coding sequence ATGTCCAACAATTACAAGACAATTGCGCAATCAGTTGTTGCACACGTGGGAGGAAAAGATAACGTCTCCGCTCTGACCCACTGCATGACACGGCTCCGCTTTGTTCTCAACGATGCAAGCTTGGTTGATATCCCTCAGCTCAAAGCGATCAAAGGCGTGATGGGCGTGGTTGATAATGGTGATAAAGTGCAAGTGATCATCGGTAATGAAGTGGCTGTTGCTTACAAAGCAGTGATGTCTCTTATCGATATTGATGCCGCACCGCCCGCAACTTCCGCAAAGAAAAAGCAAAAACTGACCGCAAAAGTCATCGGTGCAAAAATGCTTGATGCGCTTGTCGGCACCATGTCTCCCCTCATTCCAGCGATTATCGGCGGTTCGATGGTTAAGCTGCTGGCAATGGTCTTAGAGATGAGCGGTTGGGTCGAACCGAATGCACCGACGTTAATTATTCTCAAAGCGATTGGTGACGGTGCTTTCTTCTTCCTGCCTGTGATGGTGGCCGCTTCTGCATCCATCAAATTCAAAACCAATATGTCACTGGCGATTGCGATTGCCGGGGTGCTGATTCATCCCAACTTTATCGCCCTGATGGCTCAGGCAGCGCAAGGCCAACAAGTTGATCTGTTCGGGGTCTCCATTACTGCGGTGAAATACACTTATACGGTGATTCCGGCACTGGTGATGACTTGGGTTCTGTCTTACATTGAGCGCTGGGTGGATCGAATTACGCCGGTCGTGACCAAAAACTTCCTCAAACCGATGCTCATTGTGTTGATTGCTGCGCCCATTGCCATTGTGGTGATTGGCCCCGTCGGTATCTGGATCGGGACGGCAATTTCAGCGGTGGTTTATACTATTCACGGTACACTCGGCTGGTTATCGGTTGCAATCATGGGCGCATTATGGCCCCTCTTGGTCCTCACCGGGATGCATCGTGTTTTCACACCAACCATTATCCAGACCATTGCCGAAACAGGCCGGGAAGGCATGGTGATGCCTTCTGAAATCGGCGCAAATCTAGGCATGGGCGGCGCATGTCTAGCCGTCGCTTACAAAACCAAAAACATCGCGCTTAAACAAACTGCACTCGCGGCAGGCGCTTCAGCGATTTTCGCCGGTATCTCTGAACCCGCACTGTATGGTGTTCTTGTCCGCCTCAAACGCCCGCTGATTGCGACCATGATTACAGGGTTCATTGTCGGAGCACTGGCGGGTATGGGCGGTTTAGCCAGTCACTCCATGGCGTCACCGAGCCTATTTACCAGCGTGCAGTTCTTTGATGTCAATGACCCGATGAGTATTGTCTGGGTATTTGGTCTGATTGCCCTCGCGATTGTACTCTCGTTTGTTCTGACGCTGATACTCGGCTTTGAAGATGATCCGCAAGTCGATGATGACCAAGCGCTCAACGCTGATCATTCTGCTGACAATAAGAATGATGAGAATAAAGTGTCATCACAAGCAACCGCTTAA
- a CDS encoding gluconokinase has translation MSGSSIVVMGVCGCGKSTIGEQLANRLGRQFIDGDDLHPRANIQKMAAGQPLNDADRQPWLESIREAAHRFESHNEHGVLVCSALKKDYREQIRKGNKQVTFVFLDGDMALILERMRMRQGHFMKENMVKSQFDTLERPDHEPQTIVVSIQGSIDQVIDRIVTALQQAQVPEIKNS, from the coding sequence ATGTCAGGTAGCAGTATCGTCGTGATGGGGGTTTGCGGGTGTGGTAAAAGCACGATTGGTGAACAGTTGGCGAATCGGCTCGGGCGTCAGTTTATTGATGGTGATGATCTTCATCCCCGCGCGAATATTCAGAAAATGGCTGCGGGACAGCCATTGAATGATGCAGACCGTCAACCGTGGCTGGAAAGCATCCGGGAGGCCGCTCATCGTTTTGAAAGCCACAATGAACATGGTGTGTTGGTCTGTTCGGCATTAAAAAAAGACTATCGTGAGCAAATCCGCAAGGGGAACAAACAGGTGACTTTCGTATTTCTTGATGGTGACATGGCATTGATTCTGGAACGAATGCGGATGCGACAAGGTCATTTTATGAAAGAGAATATGGTGAAAAGTCAGTTCGATACGCTAGAGCGACCGGATCATGAACCCCAGACGATAGTGGTGAGTATTCAAGGCAGTATTGACCAAGTGATCGACCGGATCGTGACAGCGCTGCAACAGGCGCAAGTCCCTGAAATAAAAAACTCCTGA
- a CDS encoding LacI family DNA-binding transcriptional regulator: MTVSRYMRNPESVAKKTQEKIATVIEQLGYIENRAPAMLSRASSNAIGVLLPSLSNQIFAAFMQGVETVTKANGYETLLAHFGYDEQEEERKIASLLSYQVDGLILTASNHTPRTLQMIKNAGVPVVETMELPPAPIDMVVGLDHTDASYQVVRRMIAAGKRSIAYFGARLDTRTHLRMLGYDKAMQEAELETKHILTKEHSSFSLAGDLLDKAMQQYPDLDGVFCTNDDIAIGTLFAAQQRGINVPEQLSIVGYNALDIGKTIHPKITSIDTPRFDIGQKSAELIIARLKNEPIAHPVIDMGYIIREGDSI; encoded by the coding sequence ATGACGGTCTCCCGATATATGCGAAACCCTGAATCCGTGGCAAAAAAGACCCAAGAGAAAATCGCCACGGTGATCGAACAACTGGGTTATATCGAAAACCGTGCACCGGCCATGTTATCCCGTGCTTCAAGTAATGCGATCGGGGTATTACTCCCGTCACTCTCTAATCAGATCTTCGCTGCATTCATGCAAGGTGTTGAGACCGTCACCAAAGCCAACGGTTATGAAACACTGCTGGCTCACTTTGGTTATGATGAACAAGAAGAAGAGCGCAAAATTGCATCTCTACTCTCCTATCAGGTCGATGGCTTGATTCTCACCGCCAGCAACCACACCCCGAGAACATTACAGATGATCAAAAACGCTGGTGTGCCTGTGGTTGAAACAATGGAACTTCCGCCCGCGCCGATTGATATGGTCGTCGGGCTGGATCATACCGATGCTTCCTATCAGGTGGTACGGCGGATGATTGCGGCCGGTAAACGATCTATCGCTTACTTTGGTGCCCGTCTTGATACGCGCACACATCTTCGAATGCTTGGTTATGACAAAGCGATGCAAGAAGCGGAATTAGAGACAAAACACATTCTCACCAAGGAGCACTCCAGTTTTTCATTAGCCGGTGATTTACTTGATAAAGCGATGCAGCAATACCCTGACTTAGATGGTGTCTTCTGTACCAACGACGATATCGCCATTGGTACTTTATTCGCCGCTCAACAGCGCGGCATCAATGTCCCTGAACAACTTTCTATTGTGGGATACAACGCTTTAGATATTGGTAAGACCATTCACCCCAAAATCACCAGTATCGATACACCCCGGTTTGACATTGGGCAGAAAAGCGCAGAATTAATCATTGCAAGGCTCAAAAACGAACCCATTGCGCACCCTGTTATTGATATGGGATATATCATTCGTGAAGGAGACAGTATTTAA
- a CDS encoding methyl-accepting chemotaxis protein, producing the protein MFKNLSLKNKLAISASIAIVVGCILVEIISFYASLDRLSVSVEQRLLSTSASYNQYVADWLKSKELALTSLSEEVQEGSVVTHLKQMKRAAGFENVFLAYPDGSQKNANGAVLPPGNNDPRKWGWYINAKKNPDKVFMDNPTVAAATGKNVVSMGKAVNLFGSELVLGIDIELNDILNSLKHVVLPGDGYMFMTNKTGHVFIHQDVSLLNQRVETLGIPFADIQDIVRSGKDKVLEIQGKKYVVYARAIQGSNLITVAVIDQQSLVEPLYHTLYSQLAVTAVLVLIGIALFNWICSILFRPLKHVSDALEQIASGSGDLTQRIEIRSHDEVGKVAHGFNTFVDSLQQLISHIRQQSDALTLMSQKSTERVNQTAEELSMQQQEITMVATAVTEMASATQEIASHAEQTAHSAQTSSESTQHGHQLVMNTKQSINHLASEVTQASTVISELDQHSAEISAVLGTIQGIAEQTNLLALNAAIEAARAGEQGRGFAVVADEVRVLSQRTHTSTEEIKSTIQTLQEMTQRAVGLMANSAKLAESSVQDADHASQALEEILTSVGQISDMATQIATAAEEQTHVTGEITQNVTAIKDVTEGLASGAEAGLRQTNEMKDQAMALNSKVATFKLD; encoded by the coding sequence ATGTTTAAAAATCTATCACTAAAAAATAAGTTAGCTATATCTGCCAGTATTGCCATTGTTGTTGGCTGCATATTAGTTGAGATCATTTCGTTTTATGCTTCTTTGGATCGATTATCCGTTTCTGTCGAACAGCGATTGCTGAGTACCAGTGCATCTTATAATCAATATGTGGCTGACTGGTTGAAGTCGAAAGAATTGGCTTTAACTTCTTTATCTGAAGAAGTTCAGGAAGGGTCTGTGGTCACGCATTTGAAACAGATGAAACGTGCTGCGGGGTTTGAAAATGTATTCCTTGCTTATCCTGACGGTAGTCAGAAGAATGCCAATGGGGCCGTGCTGCCTCCGGGCAATAATGATCCCAGAAAGTGGGGCTGGTATATCAATGCGAAGAAAAATCCGGACAAGGTGTTTATGGATAACCCGACTGTCGCTGCGGCCACCGGAAAAAACGTGGTGTCGATGGGGAAAGCCGTCAACCTGTTTGGTTCTGAGTTGGTGCTGGGCATTGATATTGAGTTGAACGATATTCTCAATAGTTTGAAACATGTCGTTTTGCCGGGCGATGGCTATATGTTTATGACCAATAAGACCGGACATGTCTTCATTCATCAGGATGTATCTTTACTGAATCAGCGTGTTGAAACACTGGGGATTCCTTTTGCCGATATTCAGGATATTGTCCGCTCAGGCAAAGATAAAGTGCTCGAGATTCAGGGGAAAAAATATGTGGTCTATGCGCGGGCAATCCAAGGCAGTAATTTGATTACGGTGGCAGTGATTGATCAGCAGTCTTTGGTCGAGCCGCTGTATCACACATTGTATAGCCAACTTGCGGTGACAGCTGTGTTGGTCTTGATCGGTATCGCGCTATTCAACTGGATTTGTAGTATTTTGTTCCGTCCTTTGAAGCATGTTTCTGATGCATTGGAGCAGATTGCAAGCGGCAGTGGTGATCTGACGCAGCGGATTGAGATCCGCAGCCATGATGAGGTCGGTAAAGTGGCGCATGGATTTAATACCTTCGTGGATAGTCTGCAACAGTTAATCAGTCATATTCGTCAGCAGTCTGATGCGTTAACCCTTATGTCGCAAAAGAGTACAGAGCGGGTGAATCAGACCGCAGAAGAACTCTCGATGCAGCAGCAGGAAATCACCATGGTTGCCACCGCTGTGACGGAGATGGCTTCTGCAACGCAGGAAATTGCCTCGCATGCCGAACAGACCGCCCATTCGGCTCAGACTTCTTCTGAAAGCACTCAGCATGGGCATCAGTTGGTGATGAATACCAAACAGTCGATCAATCATCTGGCGAGTGAAGTCACTCAGGCCAGTACGGTGATTTCAGAGCTCGATCAGCACTCTGCGGAAATCTCAGCAGTGCTGGGTACGATTCAGGGGATCGCGGAGCAAACCAACCTGTTAGCTTTGAATGCTGCTATCGAAGCGGCTCGGGCCGGAGAACAAGGGCGTGGATTTGCGGTGGTGGCTGATGAGGTGCGGGTGCTTTCTCAAAGGACACACACTTCAACTGAAGAGATCAAATCGACGATTCAAACGCTTCAGGAAATGACTCAAAGAGCGGTCGGTTTGATGGCAAATAGTGCTAAGCTGGCTGAAAGTTCGGTTCAGGATGCCGATCATGCCAGTCAGGCTTTAGAAGAGATCCTGACTTCTGTGGGGCAGATTAGCGATATGGCAACACAGATTGCGACCGCAGCAGAAGAGCAGACCCATGTTACCGGTGAAATCACTCAGAATGTGACCGCGATTAAAGATGTTACGGAGGGGCTGGCAAGCGGTGCTGAAGCCGGATTACGGCAGACCAATGAAATGAAAGATCAGGCGATGGCCCTGAATTCGAAAGTGGCGACCTTTAAACTGGATTAA
- a CDS encoding DUF445 domain-containing protein has protein sequence MTNKSLYTNLIAILCMFAGYQLNEDILFTAGLFAFSGAITNWLAIHMLFEKVPGLYGSGVIPKRFDAFRSAIKSLMMEQFFTDTNIDKFLDQELNQTSQLSLEPVIAQVDFNPTFDALVETIAQSSFGGMLSMFGGTDALQPLKQPFVEKMQQAMVEISHSDSVQNALKEQLESETMKADIRQNIEQIIDQRLSELTPQLVKEMVQKMIKEHLGWLVIWGGVFGALIGVITALLS, from the coding sequence ATGACCAACAAAAGCCTTTATACCAATCTGATTGCGATTCTCTGCATGTTTGCAGGCTATCAGCTGAATGAGGATATTTTATTTACTGCGGGACTATTTGCCTTTTCCGGTGCGATCACCAACTGGCTCGCCATTCATATGCTCTTCGAGAAAGTTCCCGGATTATATGGCTCAGGTGTAATTCCTAAACGCTTTGATGCATTTCGCTCCGCAATCAAATCTCTGATGATGGAACAATTTTTTACCGATACCAACATTGATAAGTTTCTCGATCAAGAACTCAACCAAACAAGTCAACTCAGCTTAGAACCGGTCATCGCGCAAGTTGATTTTAATCCGACGTTTGATGCACTCGTTGAAACCATTGCGCAGTCATCCTTCGGGGGCATGCTGTCCATGTTTGGCGGAACCGACGCCCTGCAACCGCTCAAACAACCTTTTGTCGAAAAAATGCAACAGGCAATGGTTGAAATCAGTCACAGCGATTCGGTTCAAAACGCCCTGAAAGAACAGTTAGAATCCGAGACGATGAAAGCCGATATCCGTCAGAATATCGAACAGATCATCGATCAGCGACTCAGTGAGTTAACCCCACAACTGGTCAAAGAGATGGTACAAAAAATGATTAAAGAACATCTGGGCTGGCTGGTGATTTGGGGAGGCGTGTTCGGGGCGCTCATCGGTGTGATTACCGCACTGTTATCATAA
- a CDS encoding ABC transporter ATP-binding protein encodes MFKRFEGFTQAFPSEEPQQPPTTLWAFCRHYTQGFIKPLIVIALLSMTIAIVEVALFGFMGRLVDWLSASNPETFLADNQSLLIGLTVLILIGMPLIVAIHSLLVHQTMLGNYPMSIRWLAHRYLLKQSLSFYQDEFAGRIATKVMQTSLAIRETVMKMVDVFIYVSVYLTAILVLLGDSDWRLMLPMLLWLISYVGIQFFYVPKLKHVSSLQADARSTMTGRFVDSYTNIQTVKLFSHNHRETSYVQESMEGFLGTVYRQMRLVTGFNLSVEVANYLLLFSISAISIYLWSQQAITVGAIAVAISLALRINGMSKWIMWEIGGLFENMGTVVDGMNSLSRSIAVQDKPDAKPLQITQGAIEFEHVHFCYGTDINVINDLNLHIRPGEKVGIVGRSGAGKSTLVNLLLRFHDVESGQIRIDGQAIDAMTQDSLRCVIGMVTQDTSLLHRSIRENILYGNPQATEEQMIRAAQQAHAHEFIETLSDPHGNRGYDAQVGERGIKLSGGQRQRIAITRVLLKNAPILILDEATSALDSEVEAAIQESLYELMEGKTVIAIAHRLSTIAAMDRLIVLDQGKIVEEGTHQALLAKHGIYAHLWQHQTGGFIGC; translated from the coding sequence ATGTTTAAGCGATTTGAGGGGTTTACGCAGGCTTTTCCCTCAGAAGAGCCACAACAACCGCCAACCACTTTATGGGCGTTTTGTCGTCATTACACGCAAGGATTTATCAAACCATTAATCGTCATCGCTCTATTGAGTATGACAATCGCCATTGTTGAAGTCGCCCTATTCGGATTTATGGGTCGACTGGTCGACTGGCTTTCTGCCAGCAACCCAGAAACATTCCTTGCTGATAATCAATCGCTCTTGATTGGTCTGACGGTATTAATCCTGATCGGTATGCCGCTGATTGTCGCAATTCATTCACTATTGGTTCATCAAACGATGCTCGGGAATTATCCGATGTCGATTCGTTGGCTCGCACACCGCTATCTGTTAAAACAAAGCCTCTCTTTTTATCAGGATGAATTTGCCGGCCGTATAGCAACCAAAGTCATGCAGACCTCATTGGCAATTCGCGAAACCGTAATGAAAATGGTGGATGTCTTCATTTACGTCAGTGTTTATCTCACCGCGATTTTAGTCTTGCTTGGCGATTCTGACTGGCGTCTGATGCTCCCCATGCTGCTCTGGCTCATCAGTTACGTCGGTATTCAGTTTTTCTATGTACCGAAGCTCAAACATGTTTCGTCACTTCAGGCCGATGCCCGTTCAACCATGACAGGACGATTCGTGGACAGCTACACCAACATTCAAACGGTCAAGCTGTTCTCGCACAACCACCGTGAAACCAGCTACGTTCAAGAGAGTATGGAAGGCTTTCTCGGCACGGTGTACCGTCAGATGCGTCTGGTGACCGGATTTAATCTCTCGGTTGAAGTCGCCAATTACCTGCTGCTCTTTTCGATCTCTGCCATTTCGATTTATCTGTGGTCACAACAGGCCATCACCGTCGGTGCCATCGCCGTGGCAATCTCACTGGCACTGCGTATCAATGGGATGTCCAAATGGATCATGTGGGAAATCGGCGGACTGTTTGAGAATATGGGAACGGTTGTCGACGGAATGAATTCACTCTCCCGCTCGATTGCAGTTCAAGATAAACCGGATGCCAAACCACTACAGATTACCCAAGGGGCCATTGAGTTTGAACACGTTCATTTTTGCTATGGCACCGACATCAATGTCATCAATGACTTAAACCTGCATATTCGTCCCGGAGAAAAAGTCGGGATTGTCGGACGTTCCGGAGCCGGAAAATCCACACTGGTCAACTTGCTGCTACGGTTTCACGACGTTGAAAGCGGGCAAATCCGCATTGACGGTCAAGCCATCGATGCGATGACCCAAGACTCACTCCGCTGCGTGATTGGGATGGTCACCCAAGATACATCATTGCTGCATCGCTCCATCCGTGAAAACATTCTCTACGGTAATCCCCAAGCAACGGAAGAACAGATGATTCGTGCGGCGCAACAGGCGCACGCCCATGAGTTTATTGAAACCCTCTCGGACCCCCACGGTAACCGAGGGTATGATGCCCAAGTCGGCGAACGTGGTATCAAGTTATCCGGCGGACAACGCCAGCGCATCGCCATTACTCGGGTATTGTTGAAAAACGCCCCGATTCTGATTCTGGATGAAGCAACGTCCGCTCTCGACTCAGAAGTGGAAGCGGCGATTCAGGAAAGCCTCTATGAGCTGATGGAAGGCAAAACAGTGATTGCGATTGCACACCGTCTCTCGACAATTGCCGCCATGGATCGTCTGATCGTGCTCGATCAAGGCAAAATCGTCGAAGAAGGGACACACCAAGCCTTACTCGCCAAACATGGCATTTACGCGCACCTCTGGCAACATCAAACTGGCGGGTTCATCGGTTGTTAG
- the glgX gene encoding glycogen debranching protein GlgX, which yields MHKVNDTLQSQPYPLGATLDADGCNFSIYAPGNPSIRLALFDEQGHYDTYSLDHEYAGIRSTYIPAIRAGQKYGYLIKPPEQNKWQYISDPYAKSLDGPLSYTPPFTIKSSFQLPKCVVVDDSFDWQATSRPNIPRQETVLFETHVKGLTQQHPDIPPKLRGKYLGLTHPAMMAFYQKQHIKTLQLLPIAACMHEPHLLEAQQVNYWGYNPYLFMVPDPRYAIDDPVTELKTVIRTLHEAGIEVILDVVYNHTAEGGADGPLFNLRALDPKYYITDGQTYANFTGCGNTVDLAYQPSLNLVMDTLRYWVNEYHIDGFRFDLAATLGRSGETFSPNAPFFKAVAQDPVLKQTKLIAEPWDIGPNGYQVGNFPFGWNETNDKLRDISRSFWRGDQGYLKEFATRIMGSRDLYSAANWPFKLTVNYITYHDGFTLQDLVSYKHKHNEANGEQNRDGHGDNRSENYGIEGPTQDAEINNVRMQQKRNFMATVLFSFGIPHLLTADLLSHTQQGNNNAYCQDNEISWLKWQLDKDEQQFQDWLGKLVTAREKYMVPFIQAFSGDSRNSNRVFWRREDGSLMTQDDWNQLNRVSLHLGIGDNGDEILYLINRTKESASFTLPEDQQVWQVLFDTATFDMMSTTDKSERSQPAMSFAILYCSSRDCTSRDCESQDSSSQQTTQS from the coding sequence ATGCATAAAGTGAACGATACGCTCCAATCTCAACCTTATCCTTTAGGTGCCACACTAGATGCCGACGGATGCAACTTTTCTATTTATGCACCGGGGAATCCGTCCATTCGGCTCGCATTATTCGATGAACAAGGGCACTACGACACATATTCTCTCGACCATGAATATGCTGGCATCCGCTCTACTTATATTCCTGCGATTCGCGCCGGTCAAAAATATGGGTATCTCATCAAGCCGCCAGAGCAAAACAAGTGGCAATATATCTCCGACCCTTATGCGAAATCACTGGATGGGCCGCTCAGCTATACCCCGCCATTCACTATCAAATCAAGTTTTCAACTTCCCAAATGTGTGGTTGTCGATGATAGCTTTGACTGGCAGGCAACATCTCGCCCGAATATCCCACGGCAAGAGACGGTTTTGTTCGAAACCCATGTGAAGGGTTTGACGCAACAACATCCGGACATCCCACCCAAGTTACGAGGAAAATATCTCGGACTGACCCACCCCGCGATGATGGCGTTTTATCAAAAGCAGCATATTAAAACACTCCAACTCCTGCCTATCGCCGCTTGTATGCATGAGCCTCACCTGCTAGAAGCACAACAGGTCAATTACTGGGGATACAATCCGTATCTGTTTATGGTGCCCGATCCACGTTACGCGATTGATGATCCGGTCACAGAGTTAAAAACGGTGATTCGCACGCTGCATGAGGCTGGTATTGAAGTGATTTTGGATGTGGTATACAACCACACTGCCGAAGGTGGGGCTGATGGGCCGCTTTTCAACCTGAGAGCATTAGACCCCAAATACTACATCACGGATGGCCAGACTTATGCCAATTTTACCGGGTGTGGCAACACCGTCGATCTGGCTTATCAGCCGTCTCTCAACCTAGTGATGGATACACTTCGCTATTGGGTCAATGAATACCACATCGATGGCTTCCGTTTCGATCTTGCCGCAACCCTCGGCCGATCCGGGGAAACCTTCAGTCCGAATGCACCGTTTTTTAAAGCCGTTGCTCAAGATCCCGTCCTCAAACAAACGAAACTGATCGCAGAACCTTGGGATATTGGGCCGAACGGTTATCAAGTCGGTAACTTTCCGTTTGGCTGGAATGAAACCAACGATAAGCTCAGAGATATCAGTCGCAGTTTTTGGCGTGGTGATCAAGGGTATCTCAAAGAATTCGCAACCCGCATCATGGGGTCACGGGATTTATACAGTGCCGCAAACTGGCCTTTTAAACTCACCGTCAACTACATTACTTATCATGACGGCTTCACCCTTCAAGACTTGGTGTCATACAAACACAAGCATAATGAAGCCAATGGTGAACAAAACCGGGACGGTCACGGCGACAACCGCTCTGAGAACTATGGGATTGAAGGCCCGACCCAAGATGCGGAGATTAACAACGTCCGGATGCAACAGAAACGCAACTTTATGGCCACGGTTCTGTTTTCATTCGGGATCCCGCACCTCCTGACTGCCGACTTGTTGTCCCATACACAACAAGGCAATAACAACGCATACTGTCAGGATAACGAGATTAGCTGGCTCAAATGGCAGTTAGACAAGGATGAACAGCAGTTTCAGGATTGGCTGGGCAAACTCGTCACCGCCCGAGAAAAATATATGGTGCCGTTTATTCAAGCATTCAGCGGCGATTCTCGCAACTCAAACCGTGTTTTCTGGCGGAGAGAGGACGGTTCGCTGATGACACAAGACGACTGGAACCAACTCAATCGTGTTTCACTGCATCTGGGGATCGGAGATAACGGTGACGAAATCCTGTACCTGATCAACCGCACCAAGGAATCAGCCTCGTTTACGCTCCCTGAAGACCAGCAGGTCTGGCAAGTTTTATTTGATACCGCCACCTTTGACATGATGTCCACCACAGACAAAAGTGAACGGTCACAACCCGCCATGTCTTTTGCCATTCTCTATTGTTCATCTCGCGATTGTACATCTCGGGACTGCGAATCTCAGGACAGTTCATCTCAACAAACGACCCAGTCGTAG